Proteins from a single region of Nitrospirae bacterium CG2_30_53_67:
- a CDS encoding iron-sulfur protein codes for MNVIAINGSPKMGVGNTALILVPFLDGMEEAGAKVELVYTRKLKINPCLAEFNCWFSTPGECLQEDDMAMLLPKLSAADIWVFAVPVYCDGVPGPVKNLMDRMLPMVQPYFELCDNHSRHPRRDGNTAGKLALVSNCGLWEKDNFDPMLAHMKAFCRNAGLEFAGALLRPHGEAFRVMLKIGEPVQDILDAAKEAGRQLIRDGRMASGTLDIVSRVLLPRERYIQDANRAFQEALDRDVSDQ; via the coding sequence ATGAACGTCATTGCAATCAACGGCAGCCCGAAGATGGGTGTGGGAAACACCGCCCTCATCCTTGTTCCATTCCTCGATGGCATGGAAGAGGCCGGCGCCAAGGTTGAACTGGTCTATACACGGAAACTGAAGATCAACCCCTGTCTCGCGGAGTTTAACTGTTGGTTCAGCACGCCGGGGGAGTGCCTCCAGGAGGATGATATGGCGATGCTCCTTCCCAAACTGAGCGCCGCAGATATCTGGGTGTTTGCTGTGCCCGTCTATTGCGACGGTGTTCCCGGACCGGTGAAGAACCTGATGGACCGGATGCTTCCGATGGTACAGCCTTATTTTGAGCTGTGCGACAATCACTCCCGCCATCCGAGAAGGGACGGAAACACGGCCGGCAAGCTGGCGCTCGTCTCCAATTGCGGGCTCTGGGAAAAGGACAATTTTGATCCCATGCTGGCCCACATGAAGGCGTTTTGCCGGAATGCAGGGCTTGAGTTTGCAGGGGCGCTTCTCCGGCCGCACGGCGAGGCGTTTCGGGTGATGCTGAAGATAGGCGAACCGGTGCAGGACATCCTTGATGCGGCCAAAGAGGCAGGGCGCCAGCTGATCAGGGACGGCAGGATGGCATCCGGAACCCTCGATATCGTCAGCCGTGTGCTCCTTCCCAGGGAGAGATATATCCAGGATGCAAACCGGGCTTTTCAGGAAGCCCTGGATCGAGACGTATCCGATCAGTAG
- a CDS encoding PHP domain-containing protein — protein MIDLHTHTLLSDGALLPSELARRAEVIGYKVMAFTDHVDHSNLDYVVTSILMVCKVINARGGLRVIPGVEITHVSPAQFGDLAARARALGAKIVVAHGETLVEPVAPGTNRAAIEAGVDILAHPGLISEEEVELAMERRVLLEITTRKGHSLSNGHVARLAMKLKAGLVINTDTHDPQDLVERSMAERILMGAGLTPDTVHAVFKNSEALVQRLK, from the coding sequence ATGATTGACCTTCATACCCATACGCTTCTGAGTGACGGCGCGCTCCTCCCTTCTGAGCTGGCCCGCCGGGCCGAGGTGATCGGTTACAAGGTCATGGCCTTCACCGACCATGTGGATCATTCGAACCTGGACTATGTCGTTACGAGCATCCTCATGGTCTGTAAGGTGATCAACGCCAGGGGCGGGCTTCGTGTCATCCCGGGCGTGGAGATCACCCACGTCTCTCCGGCTCAGTTCGGGGACCTGGCGGCGAGGGCCAGGGCGCTGGGCGCTAAAATCGTGGTGGCCCACGGGGAGACCCTGGTGGAGCCGGTGGCCCCCGGGACCAACCGTGCGGCCATAGAGGCCGGGGTGGATATCCTGGCGCATCCGGGCCTGATCTCCGAGGAAGAGGTGGAACTGGCCATGGAACGGAGGGTTCTCCTCGAGATCACCACGAGAAAGGGACACTCGCTTTCCAACGGCCACGTGGCCAGGCTGGCTATGAAGCTGAAGGCCGGGCTTGTCATCAATACGGATACGCATGATCCCCAGGATTTGGTGGAAAGATCCATGGCCGAGAGGATATTGATGGGGGCCGGCCTCACCCCGGATACGGTGCATGCCGTTTTTAAAAATTCCGAGGCGCTGGTCCAAAGACTGAAATAA